Within the Litorilinea aerophila genome, the region TCCAACAGAGTGGATACTGAAAGTGACCCGGCGCATCCGGTACGGTGCCCGGCATGAGCGTTGAAGCAGACGATCCAACAGAGTGGATACTGAAAGGCATTGTCGCGGAAGTGGACATCCTGGCCATGGTGAGTTGAAGCAGACGATCCAACAGAGTGGATACTGAAAGTGGTCGATACAGTCCAGCGCGAACATCCAGTCGTCAGCGTTGAAGCAGACGATCCAACAGAGTGGATACTGAAAGAGGCCCAGGCGCCACATCCGTTGCAGCGGTACAGCGGTTGAAGCAGACGATCCAACAGAGTGGATACTGAAAGGCGACCATGCGCCAGAGGCGCCAGAAGCGCCTGGGTTGAAGCAGACGATCCAACAGAGTGGATACTGAAAGACACGGGCGGTAACAGTAGGGCCAGCCCAGAAGGAGTTGAAGCAGACGATCCAACAGAGTGGATACTGAAAGGGCAGAGTCCAGAGATTGTATGTCCTCTTCTCCGAGAGTTGAAGCAGACGATCCAACAGAGTGGATACTGAAAGAGCGCACGTTTGAAGCAACGGCCGACAGCACACGCTATGTTGAAGCAGACGATCCAACAGAGTGGATACTGAAAGCCATACAGCCGGCTGGTGCTCGCCGGCCGCTCGTACTGCAGGTTGAAGCAGACGATCCAACAGAGTGGATACTGAAAGAGGCAGAGGCCACCAAGGCCCAGGCCCTGGCCCAGGGTTGAAGCAGACGATCCAACAGAGTGGATACTGAAAGTCGTTGCCGTGATACTCCTCGTGGCAACGGGGGCACAGTTGAAGCAGACGATCCAACAGAGTGGATACTGAAAGGTGATATCGATGCCGTCGCCGGCGGTGTATGTCACGCGTTGAAGCAGACGATCCAACAGAGTGGATACTGAAAGTGCTGCTTTTGCTTCTGGATACCGGCATCCGCCACGTTGAAGCAGACGATCCAACAGAGTGGATACTGAAAGGCTGCACGGCCCGGGCCCGGGGACCATAGAGTGCCGGTTGAAGCAGACGATCCAACAGAGTGGATACTGAAAGAGCCTGTAGCGCCGCCTCCACAACCTGGGGTACGCTCGTTGAAGCAGACGATCCAACAGAGTGGATACTGAAAGAGGCGCAGGCCGGGCAGACGCGCAGCCGGACGACGAACGTTGAAGCAGACGATCCAACAGAGTGGATACTGAAAGAGCGGCAGTCGTCGCCATCTCGGATGACCACCACAGTTGAAGCAGACGATCCAACAGAGTGGATACTGAAAGTGGCCCTGCGCGCCGGCCTGGGGAGCCCGCAGACGGTTGAAGCAGACGATCCAACAGAGTGGATACTGAAAGTCACCCTCCTGGTCTAGTTTTGATAGCACGTGTTTTCGTTGAAGCAGACGATCCAACAGAGTGGATACTGAAAGAGGTGTCGTCAGCAGAGCTGGTACCTGCACTCAAGCGTTGAAGCAGACGATCCAACAGAGTGGATACTGAAAATCCCCTGGTTGCGAGTCATGGTGGAGTCCACTGTTTTGGTTGAAACAGATGATTCAATTCATAGTGCAAAGTGCATAACAGGCTCTAGACTTGTTCATCCGCTCATTTTGTACAGAGAGTAGAGGAGAGAGAACGATGCCTTTTACCCCATGCACCTTACTAGCCCATCACGGCAGCCGCACAAATCTGGACGACCTCCGCAGCCAGTTGACCCAGCGACTCACGTTGGCTCTGATTGTCGTGGCCACGGTCGCCACCTGGTCCGTGCTGCCCGTGGACCCGATCCCCATGGACCAGCTGCTGACCTACGCCGGTCTGGCCATGTTGGGGCTGTCCGTTCAGGTGTTGGTGCCCACGCGGCCGTTGCAGGCGGCGCGGCTACTCCTGGCCGGAACCACCGCCGCGCTGCTGGTTGTCATCTGGTTTTTCCCCGCGCCCTGGTTGCCGTTTTGGGGCCTCCTGCTCGTATTCAGCGCCTCCCTGTTGATGCCAGGCAGCGAAATGTCGGTGGGCGGGGTGATCGCCCTGTACATATTCTGGCTCATGCAGGTGAGCGACCGGGTCTACCCCCTGGCCGGCCTCCTGGTGATGTTGGCCCTGGCCGTCGTCCTCGGCCAGCTCGCCATGCATACCCTCTACATTGCTCTGCACTGGGCCTGGAACTCCCAGCAGGAGGCACAGCGGCTGCTACAGCAGGTACGCACACGCCAAGCGGAACTGAGCCAGACGCTGCGCTCCTTCGAAATCGCCAACCACAATCTGCGCCGCACAGAACGCGCCCTCTCGGAAGCGCGAAAGCAGGCCGAGGAGGCGCGGCGGCTCAAGGAGCAGTTCGCTGCCAACATCAGCCACGAACTGCGCACGCCCCTCAACCTCATCCTTGGCTTCAGCGAACTCATGCATCTCTCCCCGGATGTCTACGGCACCTTCCCGTGGCCGGCGACCCTCCGCCGGGACATCTACCAGATCTACCGCAGCAGCCTCCACCTGCTGGACATGATCGACGACATCCTTGCCCTCTCCCGCTTCGAGATGACGGGATTCACCTTGCGCCGGGAACGCACCTCCCTCTATACCCTGCTGCAGGATGCGGTAGAGATTGCCCGCAACCTCTTCAAGGACTCGCCCGCTACCCTTTCCCTGGAAATTGCGTCCCACCTACCGGAATTGGAGATCGATCAGACCCGCATCCGCCAGGTGGTGCTCAATCTGCTCAACAATGCCTTGCGCTTCACAGCTCGCGGTGACGTCCGCTTGAAAGCCGTCTGCCTGGATGACGAGGTGCAGATCAGCGTAATCGACTCTGGACCGGGGATCGCCCCAGAGGCACTGCCCCATATCTTCGAGGAGTTTTTCCAGGCCGACCTGTCCCTGCGCAGGAGCCATCAGGGCGCAGGGCTCGGCCTTGCCATCTGCAAGCGCTTCGTTGAAAGCCACGATGGGCGCATTTGGGTCGAGAGTGAGCCGGGAAAGGGTGCGACTTTTTCCTTCACCCTGCCGATCCCGGAGCGCCACATCGCCCTTTCCCGCCTGCAACGCCACGCGCCGGTGGAGCTGCCCTGGCCGGCAGCCCGCGCGTCGGTCCTGGTACTCGACAAAGATCGCACCGTGGCCTCCTCTATCCAGAGCCAATTGCCAGAGTATCGCATCGTCCAGGTTCAGGAGCAAGCAGCGCTGGATCGGTTGATTGCCGCTCAACAGCCAGTAGCGCTTATCCACAACGTGTCCCCCGGTGAAGATGTCACGGTCTGGGATTCCCACTCACCGCTCCCTGTGCTCCGATGCACTTTGCCTAGCCAGACCTGGCTGGCGAAAGAGCTGGCCGTCCAGGACTGCCTGGTAAAGCCGGTCACCCAGCGGCAACTTCTGGATAAATTGGCAAGTTTCGGAAAGATCCGGCGGGTCTTGATTGTGGATGACGACCGGGGCTTCGTGCAACTGGTGGCCCGCATCCTGGCGGCGGCCGGCCTAGCGCTCCAGCTAGACTATGCCTACGATGGATGTGAAGCGCTGGAACAGATGCGGACCAAACGGCCGGACGTCGTTCTGCTCGACTTAGTGATGCCCGAAGTGGATGGCTTCCAAGTGCTGGCCGCCATGCGTGCCGATCCGGCTCTGGCCTCTATACCAGTCATCTTGCTCACCGCCACAAGCTACCAGGGTCAAGGGAACCAGGGCAGTAGCACTCTCGTGGTGCAGTGGCCCCTAGGAAACCACAGCATCGAACTTCTGCAAGCCATGGCCGCCATCGTCCGGCTGTTGGAAAACCATGCTTTGTCGGATGGGAAGGGGGAGTGAGATGAAAGTACCTGGGGCCACCGGCTCCGAGCCTTCAGCGAGAGATCCCCAGCTCGCGCAGCGCACGTAGCACATCGTCGCGCCTGACCGGTTTGGGGAGCATGAGCGAGGCGCCCAACGAATAGGCCAACTCTGGATCGTTAATCACTGAACAGATGATAATCGGTATTCTGGACGTCTTAGCGTCGCTCCGCAAGACTTGCAGTACCTTCCACCCATCCATTTGGGGCATCATCACATCCAGCACAATCCCATCGCACTGGATTTCCTGAGCGCGCTGCAGCCCTTCCTGAGCCGAGGTGGCGCCGATCACACGATACGCATACCCCCGCAGATACCTTTTCAACAACTCCACCAACCCCTCGTTGTCGTCGATCACCAGCACCGTAGGATCGCTGCCGGGCAGGACGAGGATCACCGCCTGCTGTCCGTCCGGCTCCTCGTGCCGGTAGATCTTCCACCCGAGCTGGTCGGCTAATTGGGCGGTTACCAGATTGAAGCCGCTTCGCTCATCCAGGGTCGGGGTATAGCGCAGCGCGATATGAAGTTCATGGTGCGCCTTCTCCAGGGCGATCTCCAAGCGCGGGGAATCGGTCTGCACAATCTGGCTCAATACGCTGATCAGCAATTGTTGGGCCAGTTCGGGGACGGTCAAAAACTCCGTCGTCGTGTGGGGTGGCGCCGTTACAACAATGGCAGTGCCATGGAGAGCCGCCAGCTTCTCCACAGAACGCTGGGCCTGGCGCAATAACCCGTGCAAGTCCACGGGACGGGACTGGGTGTTCAACCGTTCGATCTCCCTGGAAGGCGCCGAGAGTTGGGCGGCCCCCAGTTCGGGCCCGGTCTCAACATCGCCGCTGCCCAAGAAGATGGGCTCCAGGAGTACCGCCAGGCTATCCTCACCGCGCCGGATATCGCGGTAGGCCTGCCGCTCGGATATGCCCAATTCGCGGGCAGCTTCCTGCACGGTAAAACCTTCCACATAGTGGAGTTGCAGCAGGTTGTAGGTGCGCGCGTGGGGTGAGCGAAAGCCGACGTCCG harbors:
- a CDS encoding ATP-binding response regulator, which encodes MPFTPCTLLAHHGSRTNLDDLRSQLTQRLTLALIVVATVATWSVLPVDPIPMDQLLTYAGLAMLGLSVQVLVPTRPLQAARLLLAGTTAALLVVIWFFPAPWLPFWGLLLVFSASLLMPGSEMSVGGVIALYIFWLMQVSDRVYPLAGLLVMLALAVVLGQLAMHTLYIALHWAWNSQQEAQRLLQQVRTRQAELSQTLRSFEIANHNLRRTERALSEARKQAEEARRLKEQFAANISHELRTPLNLILGFSELMHLSPDVYGTFPWPATLRRDIYQIYRSSLHLLDMIDDILALSRFEMTGFTLRRERTSLYTLLQDAVEIARNLFKDSPATLSLEIASHLPELEIDQTRIRQVVLNLLNNALRFTARGDVRLKAVCLDDEVQISVIDSGPGIAPEALPHIFEEFFQADLSLRRSHQGAGLGLAICKRFVESHDGRIWVESEPGKGATFSFTLPIPERHIALSRLQRHAPVELPWPAARASVLVLDKDRTVASSIQSQLPEYRIVQVQEQAALDRLIAAQQPVALIHNVSPGEDVTVWDSHSPLPVLRCTLPSQTWLAKELAVQDCLVKPVTQRQLLDKLASFGKIRRVLIVDDDRGFVQLVARILAAAGLALQLDYAYDGCEALEQMRTKRPDVVLLDLVMPEVDGFQVLAAMRADPALASIPVILLTATSYQGQGNQGSSTLVVQWPLGNHSIELLQAMAAIVRLLENHALSDGKGE
- a CDS encoding response regulator, which produces MSPEAPERSMPPVAFVDELKQVLAHLNDFGYLQQHALAARLAATTDPPEPAAGIRLRRAVLRAIESMSPGADVGFRSPHARTYNLLQLHYVEGFTVQEAARELGISERQAYRDIRRGEDSLAVLLEPIFLGSGDVETGPELGAAQLSAPSREIERLNTQSRPVDLHGLLRQAQRSVEKLAALHGTAIVVTAPPHTTTEFLTVPELAQQLLISVLSQIVQTDSPRLEIALEKAHHELHIALRYTPTLDERSGFNLVTAQLADQLGWKIYRHEEPDGQQAVILVLPGSDPTVLVIDDNEGLVELLKRYLRGYAYRVIGATSAQEGLQRAQEIQCDGIVLDVMMPQMDGWKVLQVLRSDAKTSRIPIIICSVINDPELAYSLGASLMLPKPVRRDDVLRALRELGISR